In Phragmites australis chromosome 24, lpPhrAust1.1, whole genome shotgun sequence, the following are encoded in one genomic region:
- the LOC133907782 gene encoding nodulin-related protein 1-like — protein MAEGNNSGDLFSSGKLVAEAAVSVFQQKSADNVDKKEVAGAAEEILHAASTYGKFEDKPVGQYIEKAEGYLKEFSSGPAAGAGKEKADAPAPPAGDAPKPAEPDEGPKEPAPAAEESKSEGFGIGDVVKGAEELVEKQSGGEESAGAAAGGLFKMAQGFMK, from the coding sequence ATGGCAGAAGGTAACAACTCCGGCGACCTATTCTCCAGCGGCAAGCTGGTCGCGGAGGCCGCCGTTTCGGTGTTCCAGCAGAAGAGCGCCGACAACGTCGACAAGAAAGaggtcgccggcgccgccgaggAAATCTTGCACGCGGCTTCCACGTATGGCAAGTTCGAGGACAAGCCGGTCGGGCAGTACATCGAGAAGGCCGAGGGGTATCTCAAGGAGTTCAGCTCTGGGCCGGCTGCTGGAGCCGGGAAGGAGAAAGCCGACGCCCCTGCGCCCCCAGCCGGCGACGCGCCAAAGCCAGCAGAGCCGGACGAGGGCCCCAAGGAGCCTGCGCCTGCCGCGGAGGAAAGCAAGTCGGAGGGTTTTGGTATCGGAGACGTCGTGAAGGGCGCTGAGGAGCTGGTGGAGAAGCAGAGCGGCGGGGAAGaaagcgccggcgccgccgccggtgggCTGTTTAAGATGGCGCAGGGGTTCATGAAGTAG